The Chitinophaga caeni genome segment ATGTGCCAATTTCTTCCGCTTGTGGCTACCCTCTATGTTCACGCTGAAGTCCGTCCTGAAATAACCCGGCACCCGGTGCGCGTTACGGTTGCTGTAAAGCACCCTGTAGGAGCCGCCGTAGTAATACCTTGCCACCGGCAGCGTGATGGGCCTGCCGGTGCTGTAATTGCCGAGCAGCGACATGCTGAAACGGTGCGATACCTTGTAATTGGCCACCAGGTTCACCACGTGCGGTTTATCGTAGTCGGCGGGGAAATACGCGCCGCCGTTAATCGGCTCCGGCACGAGCGGGTCGTCCATCTGCAACTCCGTGCGGGAATAGGTGTAGGCAAACCAGCCGTTGAGTTTACCGGAGGTCTTCTTCACCAGGAACTCGATGCCGTAGGCCCTGCCGTTAGCGTTGGCGATGTCCGTCTCGATATGGTCGTTGAGGAATAACTCCGCGTTGTTCTTGTAGGTAACGGCGTGGCGTATGCGCTTGTAATATACTTCCACGCTCGTCTCGATGCTGTTGTCCCTGAAATTTTTGTACAGCCCCAGCGCCAGTTGATCCCCGGTGCCCGGCTTGATAAATTCATCGCTGAGCTTCCAGGTGTCCAGCGGGCTGATCGCCGTGGTATTGCTCAACATGTGGATGTTCTGGCGGGTACGGTTATAAGCCAGCTTGATGCTGGTATTGCCGTTAAGGCTATAGCGCAGCGCTACCCTCGGTTCCAGCCCCATGTAACCCTTGATGTTGCCGGAACGTGTAACCGTATCCGTGATATTATTTACTTCGCGCGGGGCGCCCGGGATGTAGCTGTAGACATCGTGTGGCCCCAGGTAGGAGTAATAGTTGAACCGTAGCCCCAGGTCGATGGAGAGGTCGGCGCTCACCTTGACCAGGTCCCCGATGTAAGCGGCGGCATCCAGTCCCCGTTCGCCCTGCACGCCGCGGGGTAATGCCTGGCCCTTGCCCACCGCGCGGTACTCGCCGGGTTGCAGCTCGTAGCGCGTGGCCGATAGCCCGGCGGTGAGCTTGTGCGTATTATCCAGCGTGTACACGAGGTCGTAGTTAGCATGCAGTTGGGATATATTGAAACGGAAGCGGAAATCGTTCACGGTGGAGCGGTCGCTTTCCATATCGAAGTCATAGTAATCGTAACCGGCGCTGAACAGCCCGAAGGCACGGTCATTGAAGAAATGTTTCCATTTCAGCACGGCGTTGCGGTTACCGTAGCGGTAGAGCGTATCACCGTCCAGCTTGAAGCGGTCCTTGCTCCAGTAACCGGACAGGTACAGCGTGTTGCGGTCGTTGAAGCGGTGCGTGATCTTGGCATTGAGGTCGTAAAAGGCAGCGCTGCTGTTCTTGTACCTATCGTCATCGAGGAGGTTGAGTGCCCAGTCGGAATAGGTAGACCGGCCCCCCGCGATGAAGGTCGTTTTTTTGCCGATAGGTCCCTCCAGGGTGAGGTTGCCGCTGAGCGGCCCGATGCCGCCGCTCCCGGAGAATTTCTCGCGGTTGCCCTCGCGGGTCACTACCTCCAGCACGGAGGAAAGCCTACCGCCGTAACGCGCCGGTATGCTGCTCTTGTAGAGCTCGGCATCCTTGACCACCCCCGCGTTGAAGCCCGAGAAGAAACCGAAGAAATGCGAGGGGCTAAAGATGGTCGCACCGTCGAACATGACGAGGTTCTGGTCCACGGCGCCACCGCGCACGTTCATGCCCGTGCTGCCTTCGCCCACGCTGGTTACGCCGGGCAGGGTTTGCAGCACGCGCACCACGTCGGCCTCGCCCATCAGCCGCGGCAATTCCTTGACGGTCTTGATATCGACCTTCTGCATACCGACCACGGTGGAACGCACGTTGGAAGATTTCTCGCCGGAGATCCGCACTTCCTTGAGCGCGGTGACGTAATTATCCATGCGGACATTGAGTTTGCCATCCCCGAACACGCGCAGCTTGCGGCGGGTGTCGGCCATGCCGAGGTAGCTGACGTGCAGTACCCTCGCCCCCCTGGGCAGGGTAACCACGTAATAACCGTACTGGTCACTGATCACGCGCAGCGGTGTGCCTTCCACGGTGATGGAAGCGCCGCTGATACCCTCCCCGGTTTCATTATGGCGTATATAGCCGGAGAGCGTGGCCTTGCCTTCGCCGTAATGGTCGGAAGCGGTGCCTATGGTGTAGAGTTTATTGTCTTCCGAAGAGAGCCTCGCCGGGGGGACGAAAGTACCGGCGGTAGGCGGGCTTGCCGTTTGCAGGGCACTTCCCGGTAAGGTCGCTGCCGCCCCGCCCGGCTTCAGGGTGGTGGTGCCGGGGTTCATGCTGATAGCTTGGCCCACCGTGATAAAAATATGCCCGTCGTCATCGGCGGAAAAGAAGAGCCCCGAGGTATCGAAGGCGATCGAAAGCGCTTCGTCCAGGGGTTTATCCTTCACGTGAACGCTGAGGTTGATACCGGATAACCCGGCGCTATCGTAATAAAAAAATACGGGTTGTTGCCGCTCGATGGCATTCACCAAGGCGGAGATCTTCACGCTGTCGAGCTCCAGGCTGACCTTGCCATCCAGCGATTTTTTCGATTGGGCAGTAACGGCAATGCTACCGCCCACGATAAGTAATACCGTGTATAAACACTTCATGGAAAAAGTTCAATTAGATTTTGGATAATAAGTCATACAAACAATGTTTATTGCCCGTTTACATTTTCAGCATCCCCGAAAAAACCGTCGAGGTATTTCCCGATCAAGATATAGGAATAGATAGGGTCAAGGCTGATAGAAATAGCCCTGTCATCTATAAACTTGCGGAGATCCTTTTTCCGTTCTTTCAAGGCGCGGAACAAGGTGATTTCATCTTCGAAAGAGCGGTACGTGCCACCGTAATAGAGGAAGTAGGTTACCGGTACATCATCGATAAAGCTCCACACCCTGTTACCGTATGGTACCCTGCTGCGGTAGTTCTTCTGGTACCGTGCCAGGATGCGGGATTTGCCGCTGTAAATCTCCTGGTAATAACCTGCTTTTAACCCGGGAGCTGCGGGTACGTTTACGAAGCGTTTCTCATCGATGTTGAACTCGCTTACCAAGTTTTTACGCAGCGTGATTTTCGCCCGCTCATCCATGTAAGCCACGATACATTCGTCCTGCACCATGTCGTACTGCATGAGTACATCCTCGTAAGATCTGCCGTCGTACACGACACAACCGTAGACGAATTCCCCCGTTCCCATGAAGGGGTGCTTGTTGTCGTAAATTTGGGGATCGTAGTAAGAGTTGTAGGCCGGCCCATTGTACAAAGTGCTACGGGTATCGAATAGATCCGCATAAGCGCTGTACATGGCGTTGGGTGCAGCGGTTTGTGCAAAACTAGCTGTATTCCATAAGCAGCAACCTAAACCTATGACAGTATAAAATTTCATCATTCCAAGGTGTATTTATCTTTGTATTAATTAACTATTACGTTCTCATTCCAATTTAATAACCTTGGGTATATCTTAATCAAGATAAAATGGTAATAATTTGAATGTCAAATATTGAACTGTCTTTAATAGTAAATGGACAAATTAGAAAGGAATAATCTTCTCAAGATTGTTACTGGACTAGCAGGAACAAAATAACATACATCAACCCATAAGCAATTACATGCTTATTGTCCTTTGGGTTACAGGTAATGTTGCATTCGAACGGTATAAAATAGGTTAACAAATGTTTCTGACGTAATGTCAAGCTTATTTATTATTAGGTTTTGCACTCGGTTAGTGTGCTTTCTGGTCTTAAAAGTATTAATTAAATATTAAAATTTTACTTTTTTTTCAGTCTAAATCAATGATTTCTGAAAGTTTAGGAATATTATCCTGATGAAATCGTTTATAGTTAAATGGTTTAGAAATGTGCTTACTCAATAACTTTTTTTGATACCACCCTTATATTAAGGAATATATAAGCATTAAAAGGATTTGCCTCGCAATAGATTCTTTAACTTAGGGTATGTTACGCAAGTTCCACTACAACAAGTTAAGTAAAAAAAAGTAATTGTGCGACTAATATTTTCATTTTTTAAAAACAAACCCTACCCTTTTTCTCCTCATTATATTTAACTGGTATATAATTAATTTATGATGCCGGGGTGTTTTATGCTTCGTTGCTGTCTTTAGTATGCTCGACCGGTTTTAATATATATTTATTGTGAAAAGCAAACGTGATTAGCAGGCCGATACTACATCCTACTAATACCGATAACACCCTTTCAACCGATGCATCGTAAACATGCGGGCCCGTTGGGTGCGTCATTACTATGATGGTTGCAGCCAGTGCCGTTCTTGTTGCCACTTCTAATTTCAGTAAGTTGCATAGCGCCACCGTTATAATGATAGCGAAACATAACATGATGATTTTATCTTGGTGGAGGTAAAGCATGCTTAAACCCGAAATGGCGCCGACGATATTTGCCTTGATCCTAGTGATCGCTAATGACATGGCATCGCTGCCATCCGGACTTAAAACTAACATCACGGAAATTAAACACCAGATATAGTCTTCGTAATGCAAAGACTTTGAAAGTAAAACAACAATCAATGCACCTACCGTACATTTCGATGCATATACCAATATCCTTTTTACCCGCTCTTTATCGAGGTTGAGCCTAAGTCTGTTATTTTTCTTACCTTGCTTCATATCACGGAACCTTAACCTTATGCTAAGTTGTTTGTTAAATTTAGTGAAACTAAAGAAATTTCTTAATTACAACTGCTTGTATCCATGCTTATCTTTATGAAAAGATCTACCTGGTTATGCTGGGAAAAATGTAAATGGAGTAATATTTTATATGGCTTTACCTGTATTGTTACATTGCAACTTTCTTCCTGTATTAAAGATGCACCGCTAAATCCCGAGGCTGATATCGAATCTTTCGTGGTCGACTCTTCTTTAACTACGGGGGATGTTTTCATCGACCAGGCGAATTCTAAAATTATGCTTTATTTGAAAGAGAGCGCTTACGAATCCGGCTTAGCGCCCTCGATCACCGTTTCCGATGGTGCTACGGTAAGCCCCGCTACCGGTGATTCAATACATTTCAATCAGCCAATTACTTACACGGTTACTTCGGCAAGTAAAACCTCGACAAAGGTGTACAAGGTAGAAGTTGTACAAACCGGCACCTGGGATTTTGATTTTGAATATTGGGATAAGAACGAAAGGGATCAATACGAATTCCCGGTAGAAGAGGATGGTACGGTATTGTGGTCCTCCGGGAATCCCGGCGTAGCGCTATCAGGTGTACCTAAACGTCCGGATGCTTATCCCCTGCGGCAAACTACGGATTCCAGGTTTGGAAATACAGCCGCCGAGCTGGTCACTTTGAAAGGTACCACCCTTTCTAGCTTATTCGGCGTTAAGCTTTTTGCCGGCTCACTTTTCCTCGGCATATTCGATTCGCAGAATGCCTTGCTTGAACCGTTGAAGGCAACAAGGTTCGGGCAGCCTATCTCCAAGGGGATACCGGAATTTTTTACCGGCTATTACAAGTACACGCCCGGCGAAAACTTCCAGGATAAGGATGGGAATATTTTACCCGGGATCACGGATTCTTGCGCCTTATACGCTGTAATCTATTCCGGTACCGAACGCTTGGACGCTACGAATATCCATAACTCTCCCAGGATTATTGCTACGGCTTATTTGCCTGATGGCTCAAGGAGGGAAGCATATACACACTTCTCTATCCCTTTTACTTATATAAGGCAACCCGCTGACGGTGATGATTTTATGTTAACGATCGTTGCTTCTTCGAGCCGGGATGGGGACCAATACCGCGGGGCTATCGGCAGCCGGTTGGTAGTCGACAGTTTGTCAATCAAAATGAAACCTTAAAGTAGCCATATGTTTTTTAGATATAGATTACATGTTTGTTTAGCGTTATTAATAGCCTGTTTATCATCTCTGAATGTGAAATCCCAAACGGCCGGTATATATACACCTAGTTGGGAACACCATATCATAGCGGGCCTTAACATCGGCGGCACCAGTCCTATACCATTGCCGAATACCATCCGCAAGATTTATAGTTGGAAGCCGACGTTTGCCCCATCGCTAGGGTATGAACTAGGTTACCGCTTCCATGAAAAGATGGCTGTTGCTATCGGCGTAGGGCTCGATTACAAAGGGATGGACGTGAAGGATAGCGTCTTGTACTTCCCGACTGTAATCAATGTAACCGAAGGCGGGCAAACGGGAACATTTGAAGGAACATTTACGGGCAGGAATAAAACTGAAATCCGTAATGCATATGTAAACATTCCTGTTAGTTTTGTTTTTATTCCGGATGAAAATTGGCGTGTTAAAGCGGGAGTTTACATGGCTTGGCTTTTTAGTAGCCAGTTTTCCGGGAACGTATCGAATGGTTATATTCGAAACGGTGGTCCTACCGGTGAAAAGATTATTGTTGATAAGGCAGAATTTGATTTTGGAGACGAGGTGCGTAGTTTTGACTTCGGGGTAAGGGTTGCCGGGGAAAGGCGCCTGGGAAAGAAACTCAATTTGCAGGCGCAATTGAACTGGGGCTTAAGACCGGTATTCCCTTCAAGTTTCAAAGGGATGGATTTCCCGATGTATAATATTTATTTTCAACTGGGTGTTAGTTACAAGATGTAATTTTTCGGTTAGATTTGTAATATTTACAGGATTAATATTCTATTTGCAAATGGATATAGAACAATTCAGGGAATTTTGTTTAACATTGAAGGGTACGAGCGAAGGTTTCCCTTTCGGGGAAGAAACATTGGTATTTTACGTGGCAGGTAAGATGTTCGCTTTAACTGATGTTACTAGCTTTGAAAGTGTAAACTTGAAATGTGATCCCGGTGAAGCAATAGAATTAAGGGAACGCTACCCCGCTATCATCCCCGGTTACCATATGAATAAAAAACATTGGAACACTATTATCAACGATGGCAGTATTTCCAATTCTATGATGAAAAAACTTATACAAGATTCTTATGATCTTGTATTTGCGAAACTCCCTAAGAAAACGAGGGAAAGTATTGGAGATAAATAATTAACGGATTTCAACGAGGCTGCTGTCGCCGTTTTCCGCTACGTTGAGTTCATGTATGATACCGCATTTCAAAGCATAATTATTCTTGATATGCCCAACGGGAAAATCAAAACACACGGGGAAATTTATCCCTGCAATTTTCTCCATTACAATTTCGTATATGCTTTTTCCGAACTCTTCTCCCGGATCATCGGGTTTGATCTTTGTGAATCCACCAATTAGCAAACCTGCTAGTTGATCCAATTTACCAGAGCGTTGTAAATTGCCCATCATACGATCCAGGCTATAAAGGTATTCGCCGGTATCTTCCAAAAAGAGGATTTTACCTTTCGTATGAATGTCAGAACGGGTGGCTGCTATGCTTTGCAGCATCGACAAATTGCCACCGATTAACTTGCCCCTTCCTTTCCCGGGCCTGTTTTGTTCATTATATGCCGCATTGTAAACCATTCTTTGTCCTGTTAGTGCTTCCTTGATCGACAAGATCGTTGCCTGCACTTCTTGGCTCGCACCGGTAAAATCTTCAGGGAAACTATTACACATCTTGGAATGCAAGGACGCTACCTGTAGGTTTCTATCCAGGTGGCAATGCAAAACCGTGATATCGCTAAAACCGATTAACCATTTAGGGCGTTTGCGAAACTTTGAAAAATCAATATCATCTATAATCCTGGCGATCCCGTATCCTCCCCTGGCACACATGATGGCTTTGACTTCCGGGTCATCTAGGAGTGTTTGAAAATCATCCAGCCGGTGCTCGTCCGTCCCGCCGAAAGTGTAATAGCGATCCCCTACAGTTTTGCCGATGCGGACTTCAAAGCCCCAATCTTTCATTATCCTGATGGCAGGTAATATATCATCGTAGGTAATGTAACCGGCAGGGCATGTTATACCGATTATATCTCCCCTTTTTAAATAGGGTGGAATTTTTAAAGGCAAACTTTCATCCGGAATATTACTTGCCTTGCTCGGCAATGGAATGGCGGCCCCTGCCCCGGCCGTACATACTAGCGATAAAAAATTTTTTCTATCCATCTATAAACCCCGCTATTTTATAACATCTTAATATAATCAAGAAAATCTTCGATACCTTCGGTTGCCGGCGCTTCAATGATCGTAAATCCAAGCTCATCCCCGATCTTGGGAACCTGTTTGTCTATAACAAATTTATGTGCGGTTTTGGGAATATAATGTATAAGCCCGGCAGCGGGGTAAACATTCAGCGATGTCCCTACCAGTAAAAAGATATCTGCCTCCTGCACTACCTGCATAGAAGTTCCCATCATCGGAACGGCTTCACCGAACCAAACTACGTGTGGACGGAACTGTCCACCATCCGGCGCAAGATCCCCGATGCTGATTTTTTCACCGACATCATATAACCTATGTACATCCAAATCGCTTCTCATCTTGTTGATAAGTCCATGGAGGTGCAGCACCTGGGAAGAACCGGCCCTTTCGTGCAGGTCATCTATATTTTGCGTTATAATGGTAATATCGAATTCGTTTTCCAGGGAAGCCAGCGCGAGGTGTGCCCTGTTAGGTTGTGCTTTTCTCACTTCATCGCGGCGTAAATTATAAAATTCTAATACCAGCTTGGGATTCCGTTCCCATGCTTCCGGGGTTGCCACTTCCTCGATATCATAACCTTCCCATAATCCACCGCTATCGCGGAATGTTTTTAAACCACTTTCAGCGCTAATGCCCGCCCCGGTTAATACCACCAATTTAGGTTTGCGATCCATTTCTTTTCATTTGAAACAAATATAATAGAAAATCATTCTAATGGATGATCATAAAAAAAGGGGTCGGTAAAAATTACCGACCCCGAAATTGTTAGACGCAGTGTGGTTGCGCCACCAGTTTTAATACTGGTTTACTCTATGTTTAGCTGGCAATAAACGAGTTTTGACTATCCATTTACAAATTCTGCACTATTATCTATCTACGTAAATAGAGCAACTAAAGTTTTGAATGAATTGAAAATTAATTGTTAACGAATCAGAGTTATTATTATATTAACTATTTATTAACAATCCTCTTTCTTTTTAGAGGAAATCTGGATGAATACGCTATATTAAGGTGTTTTTTTATTATTTTTTTAATATTGACGTTGAATGGTATTCAAAACCAGTTGATTGCAGGTTGTTAAGATTTGGCTTTAAACTTGGCCCCGGTTATAATAGCTTTTACAAACCCGTAACCGTAAGAACAGTGTTGTGTAAATGCTGCAACAACAGCCAATATTCCCACGGTAAGGGAACGGTTACGCAAGGTAGCATCGAGAAATACCATGACGGCGTAACAGGCGAAAGGCGCCATCCACCAAATATTAATTGTTAGCAAGCTTAAGAATAAACAAGCCAATAAAGCAATAAAAAATACCGCCGGAGCCGCGTGCGGTAATTTCAAACTACCGGGATGTAGCTTGGAAATAATGATACGGGCATACCCCATCCGGTATACTTGCCTCGAAAAACTCCGGAAGCTGGTTCTCCGCTTGTGAAAAACATAGAGCGAGGGAATCAATACAGGTTGATAGCCATGATCGATCGCACGCATGCTGAAATCTAAATCTTCCCCGTAATACATATCGATGAATCCACCGATACGGTCATACATTTCTTTTACAAAGCCCATATTAAAGCTCCTGGGAAAATATTTAGCTACTTTCTTTTTGCCGCCCCTGATGCCGCCGGTAGTAATAAAAGCCGTCATCGTATAATTAACTGCTTTTTGCATCAGCGTGAAGGTAGGTAGCGTATCGTCTGGCCCACCGTAAAAGCGGAGACCTTCTTTTAATTGATTTTTTAGCGTGGCTATATAATGCGCCGGTATAATGCAATCCGAGTCCAGGATAACGAAAAAATCTCCCTTTGCTTTTGCCATACCGTAGTTCCGCGCCTTGCCGGGACCACCGTTTTCTTTAAAATAATAAGATATGCGCAGTTGGTCGGCAAACCGGTCGCAAACGCTTTTACAGGGAATAGAAGAACCATCTTCCACCATCACCAATTCGAAATCGCGGTCAGTTTGTTTAGAAAGGCTTTCTAATAATTCTGCTGCTTCTCCCGGCCTATTGTAAATGGGTATGATGACGGATATATCCTGGTGCATATTGAAAATCAATGTTCTTCTGGAGGGCGAAGATACCCAGGATATTTGAATTTTACCTAATCGGTCTAAGGATTTATCACCGGCTAACTTGTATGATTGGGTACAATTTCGTAATTTTTAATCGATCTCTATTTTCTCGCATAATATTTATTTATGAAAACCATTGGTATTGTTGGATACCGCCATGATGAGAGCCAGTTTTTTGGCGCCTCGGCTCCCTACCTTGAATTTATTACCCGCTTCGGGAAACCCAGGATCTTGATGCCACAGGATGATGTATTGAATGTAGACCTGTTACTCGTTCCCGGCGGACTGGATGTTGCCCCCCTGGCTTACGGGGCGGCTCCCGGTTATAGAACTACTAACCAGGATGTATTTAAACAATATTTTTACGATACCAAACTAGATGGATACATTGATGCGGAAATACCTATTTTCGGTATCTGTGGCGGTTTCCAGATGTTGTCGGCCAAGTTCGGTTCCAAGTTGGAGCAACACCTGCCTTATCATCCCAAAAGTGCAAAAAGAACAGAACCCGTGCACACCGTTTTGCCAACGGAACAGGCTTCAATGCTCGGACGGGAAGAGTTTGAGGTTAACTCATTACACCATCAAGGGTTATTATTAAGTCAAGTTGGCCCGGACTTAAAAGTGTTGGCTGTCGCTAATACGCTGGAGTATATAAATGATAGCATCGTTGAAGCTTTCGGACACCGGGATAAACTGATTGCCGCGGTGCAGTGGCACCCCGAAGAATATCTCGATTTATTTAGTTGTACACTGATAGAGAGCTTGCTGAAGCTCCAAAAAATCTGGTAATAAAAAAAGCAGCCCCGTTGAAGAAGCTGCCAATAAAAGCTAATTGTATTTTAATACGATTAATTGCGGCTTTGCAATTTTGATAGTAATCTCAAAATTTCAAGGTACAACCAGATAATGGTAACCAGTAAGCCAAAGCCCGCATACCACTCGTAATACTTAGGCAATCCATAATTTGCCCCTTCCTCTATCCTATCGAAATCCAGGATTAGACTCAATGCCGCAATTCCCGCTACAACAACGGAAAAACCGATACCTAAAGGACTGCCTTCCGATAAGAAAGGAATATAAATACCGAAAAAACTCAATCCAAAAGCAACCAGGTAAAATACGGCGATCCCTGAAATAGCAACGAACATGATGGATTTAAATCGCTCTGTTGCCCTGATGATCCTGGCCCTGTAAAGGAACAGCATGCAGAAGAATACGCCGATCGTGATGCCTACTGCTTGCAATACGATCCCGTTGTATAAGGATTCAAATAGCATGGAAATTGCTCCTAAGAATAATCCCTCTGCTAACGCATATACCGGGGCTAATATGGGTGATAATGTTTTCTTGAAAGTCATTACGATCGCCAAGATCAATCCAACGATAGCGCCGCCGTATAACATGGCTGTTATGGCTACACCCCTCGCTGCCATTGACCAAGAAAATGCGCCCGCGGCTACCAGCAGGAACAGTAAGAAACCTACTTTGCCAATCGTGCCGTTCACGGTCATTCTTTCCGTGTAATCTAACCTGGCTGCGTCTTTAATCGATTTTTCCGTAAGTACGGGATTGCTAGATTTAAATAAGTCCATAGTTATCTAATAATATTTATCCAAGTTTAAAGATACCCTGTTTTCGGGGAAAATGAATCATTTATTGATGAATCTAATTGAATTTTAACAAATC includes the following:
- a CDS encoding TonB-dependent receptor, whose protein sequence is MKCLYTVLLIVGGSIAVTAQSKKSLDGKVSLELDSVKISALVNAIERQQPVFFYYDSAGLSGINLSVHVKDKPLDEALSIAFDTSGLFFSADDDGHIFITVGQAISMNPGTTTLKPGGAAATLPGSALQTASPPTAGTFVPPARLSSEDNKLYTIGTASDHYGEGKATLSGYIRHNETGEGISGASITVEGTPLRVISDQYGYYVVTLPRGARVLHVSYLGMADTRRKLRVFGDGKLNVRMDNYVTALKEVRISGEKSSNVRSTVVGMQKVDIKTVKELPRLMGEADVVRVLQTLPGVTSVGEGSTGMNVRGGAVDQNLVMFDGATIFSPSHFFGFFSGFNAGVVKDAELYKSSIPARYGGRLSSVLEVVTREGNREKFSGSGGIGPLSGNLTLEGPIGKKTTFIAGGRSTYSDWALNLLDDDRYKNSSAAFYDLNAKITHRFNDRNTLYLSGYWSKDRFKLDGDTLYRYGNRNAVLKWKHFFNDRAFGLFSAGYDYYDFDMESDRSTVNDFRFRFNISQLHANYDLVYTLDNTHKLTAGLSATRYELQPGEYRAVGKGQALPRGVQGERGLDAAAYIGDLVKVSADLSIDLGLRFNYYSYLGPHDVYSYIPGAPREVNNITDTVTRSGNIKGYMGLEPRVALRYSLNGNTSIKLAYNRTRQNIHMLSNTTAISPLDTWKLSDEFIKPGTGDQLALGLYKNFRDNSIETSVEVYYKRIRHAVTYKNNAELFLNDHIETDIANANGRAYGIEFLVKKTSGKLNGWFAYTYSRTELQMDDPLVPEPINGGAYFPADYDKPHVVNLVANYKVSHRFSMSLLGNYSTGRPITLPVARYYYGGSYRVLYSNRNAHRVPGYFRTDFSVNIEGSHKRKKLAHSSFTLGVYNLTGRRNPYSVYYISEEGKVNGYKLSIFGSAIPFATYNFKF
- a CDS encoding FUSC family protein, producing the protein MKQGKKNNRLRLNLDKERVKRILVYASKCTVGALIVVLLSKSLHYEDYIWCLISVMLVLSPDGSDAMSLAITRIKANIVGAISGLSMLYLHQDKIIMLCFAIIITVALCNLLKLEVATRTALAATIIVMTHPTGPHVYDASVERVLSVLVGCSIGLLITFAFHNKYILKPVEHTKDSNEA
- a CDS encoding PCMD domain-containing protein, whose protein sequence is MKRSTWLCWEKCKWSNILYGFTCIVTLQLSSCIKDAPLNPEADIESFVVDSSLTTGDVFIDQANSKIMLYLKESAYESGLAPSITVSDGATVSPATGDSIHFNQPITYTVTSASKTSTKVYKVEVVQTGTWDFDFEYWDKNERDQYEFPVEEDGTVLWSSGNPGVALSGVPKRPDAYPLRQTTDSRFGNTAAELVTLKGTTLSSLFGVKLFAGSLFLGIFDSQNALLEPLKATRFGQPISKGIPEFFTGYYKYTPGENFQDKDGNILPGITDSCALYAVIYSGTERLDATNIHNSPRIIATAYLPDGSRREAYTHFSIPFTYIRQPADGDDFMLTIVASSSRDGDQYRGAIGSRLVVDSLSIKMKP
- a CDS encoding porin family protein, with translation MKSQTAGIYTPSWEHHIIAGLNIGGTSPIPLPNTIRKIYSWKPTFAPSLGYELGYRFHEKMAVAIGVGLDYKGMDVKDSVLYFPTVINVTEGGQTGTFEGTFTGRNKTEIRNAYVNIPVSFVFIPDENWRVKAGVYMAWLFSSQFSGNVSNGYIRNGGPTGEKIIVDKAEFDFGDEVRSFDFGVRVAGERRLGKKLNLQAQLNWGLRPVFPSSFKGMDFPMYNIYFQLGVSYKM
- a CDS encoding MmcQ/YjbR family DNA-binding protein encodes the protein MDIEQFREFCLTLKGTSEGFPFGEETLVFYVAGKMFALTDVTSFESVNLKCDPGEAIELRERYPAIIPGYHMNKKHWNTIINDGSISNSMMKKLIQDSYDLVFAKLPKKTRESIGDK
- a CDS encoding S66 peptidase family protein; translation: MDRKNFLSLVCTAGAGAAIPLPSKASNIPDESLPLKIPPYLKRGDIIGITCPAGYITYDDILPAIRIMKDWGFEVRIGKTVGDRYYTFGGTDEHRLDDFQTLLDDPEVKAIMCARGGYGIARIIDDIDFSKFRKRPKWLIGFSDITVLHCHLDRNLQVASLHSKMCNSFPEDFTGASQEVQATILSIKEALTGQRMVYNAAYNEQNRPGKGRGKLIGGNLSMLQSIAATRSDIHTKGKILFLEDTGEYLYSLDRMMGNLQRSGKLDQLAGLLIGGFTKIKPDDPGEEFGKSIYEIVMEKIAGINFPVCFDFPVGHIKNNYALKCGIIHELNVAENGDSSLVEIR
- a CDS encoding SIR2 family NAD-dependent protein deacylase, with product MDRKPKLVVLTGAGISAESGLKTFRDSGGLWEGYDIEEVATPEAWERNPKLVLEFYNLRRDEVRKAQPNRAHLALASLENEFDITIITQNIDDLHERAGSSQVLHLHGLINKMRSDLDVHRLYDVGEKISIGDLAPDGGQFRPHVVWFGEAVPMMGTSMQVVQEADIFLLVGTSLNVYPAAGLIHYIPKTAHKFVIDKQVPKIGDELGFTIIEAPATEGIEDFLDYIKML
- a CDS encoding glycosyltransferase, translating into MHQDISVIIPIYNRPGEAAELLESLSKQTDRDFELVMVEDGSSIPCKSVCDRFADQLRISYYFKENGGPGKARNYGMAKAKGDFFVILDSDCIIPAHYIATLKNQLKEGLRFYGGPDDTLPTFTLMQKAVNYTMTAFITTGGIRGGKKKVAKYFPRSFNMGFVKEMYDRIGGFIDMYYGEDLDFSMRAIDHGYQPVLIPSLYVFHKRRTSFRSFSRQVYRMGYARIIISKLHPGSLKLPHAAPAVFFIALLACLFLSLLTINIWWMAPFACYAVMVFLDATLRNRSLTVGILAVVAAFTQHCSYGYGFVKAIITGAKFKAKS
- a CDS encoding gamma-glutamyl-gamma-aminobutyrate hydrolase family protein (Members of this family of hydrolases with an active site Cys residue belong to MEROPS family C26.), with protein sequence MKTIGIVGYRHDESQFFGASAPYLEFITRFGKPRILMPQDDVLNVDLLLVPGGLDVAPLAYGAAPGYRTTNQDVFKQYFYDTKLDGYIDAEIPIFGICGGFQMLSAKFGSKLEQHLPYHPKSAKRTEPVHTVLPTEQASMLGREEFEVNSLHHQGLLLSQVGPDLKVLAVANTLEYINDSIVEAFGHRDKLIAAVQWHPEEYLDLFSCTLIESLLKLQKIW
- a CDS encoding Bax inhibitor-1/YccA family protein, whose product is MDLFKSSNPVLTEKSIKDAARLDYTERMTVNGTIGKVGFLLFLLVAAGAFSWSMAARGVAITAMLYGGAIVGLILAIVMTFKKTLSPILAPVYALAEGLFLGAISMLFESLYNGIVLQAVGITIGVFFCMLFLYRARIIRATERFKSIMFVAISGIAVFYLVAFGLSFFGIYIPFLSEGSPLGIGFSVVVAGIAALSLILDFDRIEEGANYGLPKYYEWYAGFGLLVTIIWLYLEILRLLSKLQSRN